The Elgaria multicarinata webbii isolate HBS135686 ecotype San Diego chromosome 4, rElgMul1.1.pri, whole genome shotgun sequence genome contains a region encoding:
- the LOC134398180 gene encoding proto-oncogene Mas-like, translating to MAEAYSLSFHTIGAVKNTETQLETGYYLQKIIMIVSIPICSLGLIGNIIVFWLLCFKIQKTKFTVYFLNMALADLTVLCYYVIAFVLFLKAIPINLFYLHIMELAHAFGFNASTYLLTAISAERYLMVFSPGWYQLHRPKYLSEIMCAVLWGLSCLMSLVLYFACYLQFDATLSEVNHSCEPTKLFRVIVNLLVFLPIMVFSTSILFIRMLRTLQETPPAKLDITIVATVLLFLLFAASVRIIEIIARWVPQVHIPVVFLIFHFLDAIDSSGTPFIYFIVGYSKTALVGNQPIKTFLERALLDEGNEGEQVTWAPGTK from the coding sequence ATGGCAGAGGCATACTCCCTGTCTTTCCACACTATTGGGGCAGTCAAAAACACCGAGACGCAACTGGAGACTGGATACTACTTGCAAAAAATAATTATGATCGTATCTATTCCAATTTGCTCCTTGGGATTAATTGGGAATATAATTGTCTTCTGGCTTCTTTGCTTCAAGATCCAGAAAACTAAGTTCACGGTCTATTTCCTGAACATGGCACTTGCTGATCTGACTGTACTCTGCTACTATGTTATAGCttttgtcttatttttaaaagcaattccaATCAACTTGTTCTATTTGCACATCATGGAGCTGGCGCATGCATTTGGATTCAACGCTAGCACCTATCTGCTAACAGCTATCAGTGCTGAGAGGTACCTCATGGTCTTTTCACCCGGCTGGTATCAACTTCACCGGCCAAAGTACCTCTCAGAAATTATGTGTGCCGTTTTGTGGGGTTTGTCCTGCTTGATGTCATTGGTGTTATATTTTGCCTGCTATCTACAATTTGATGCAACACTCAGTGAAGTGAATCACAGTTGTGAGCCTACAAAATTGTTCAGAGTGATTGTCAACCTCCTGGTTTTTCTTCCCATCATGGTCTTTTCCACATCGATCCTCTTTATCAGAATGTTGAGAACACTACAGGAAACCCCTCCCGCAAAGCTCGACATCACCATTGTGGCCACCgttcttctgtttcttctttttgctgCTTCGGTGAGGATTATTGAGATCATAGCCCGCTGGGTCCCACAAGTACATATACCAGTTGTCTTTctgatttttcattttcttgatGCTATCGACAGCTCTGGGACCCCTTTTATATATTTCATTGTTGGCTATTCGAAAACAGCTTTGGTCGGCAATCAGCCCATCAAAACATTTCTGGAGAGAGCTTTGTTGGATGAAGGAAATGAGGGAGAGCAGGTAACGTGGGCCCCAGGAACAAAATGA
- the LOC134398179 gene encoding proto-oncogene Mas-like translates to REGRILFLTRHVLMTEISSLSTPMANASMINDSQVQNRTDRPDEVFRILSYVILPVIILGLVGNGAIFWFLCCRIKRTKYTVYVLNLAIADFIVLFCYILSFVFSLIIWGRLAFEPYLYEAMDILTLFGYTTSFFLLTTISIERCLGAFFPLWYNFNRPKHLSAVLCALQWVLSCVVTAVEFFTCWSIIFSSEEESDRMWSAAKIFLTIIFVIFIPIMVLCSLSLFVKIQRHSQPTSPARLYLTIVITVVLFVILALPFRLVCLISYWDPSTEFNGTLLRCVTLLNFINSSVNPFVYFLVGRKKWRASRETLSMVLYRSCKDEVDVVAQEHMSKEQEA, encoded by the coding sequence aGGGAAGGAAGAATTCTTTTCCTCACCAGACATGTCCTGATGACAGAGATAAGCTCCTTGTCCACTCCTATGGCCAATGCATCAATGATAAATGACTCACAAGTACAGAACAGGACTGACAGACCTGATGAAGTCTTCAGAATCTTGTCCTATGTTATTTTGCCTGTCATCATTTTGGGACTAGTCGGCAACGGAGCCATTTTCTGGTTTCTGTGTTGTAGAATCAAAAGGACTAAATACACTGTGTACGTACTGAACTTAGCcattgctgatttcattgtaCTCTTCTGTTACATCTTATCCTTTGTTTTCAGTTTAATTATATGGGGAAGACTAGCTTTTGAGCCCTACCTGTATGAGGCAATGGATATCTTGACTCTTTTTGGCTACACCACCAGTTTCTTCCTGTTGACAACCATTAGCATTGAGAGGTGTCTGGGTGCTTTCTTTCCACTCTGGTACAATTTTAAtaggccaaagcatctctcaGCTGTATTATGTGCTCTTCAATGGGTCCTCTCCTGTGTAGTGACTGCAGTGGAATTTTTCACCTGCTGGTCAATAATTTTCTCATCTGAAGAAGAATCTGACAGAATGTGGTCTGCTGCAAAGATATTCCTTACTATcatttttgtgatttttattCCAATCATGGTCCTTTGCAGTTTGAGCCTATTTGTTAAAATACAGAGACATTCACAGCCAACCTCTCCAGCACGACTTTACCTCACTATCGTTATCACAGTTGTCCTATTCGTCATTTTAGCATTGCCATTCAGATTGGTATGCCTGATAAGTTACTGGGATCCATCAacagaattcaatgggactctcCTTCGTTGTGTTACCCTCCTTAATTTCATCAACAGCAGTGTGAATCCTTTTGTTTACTTTCTTGTTGGAaggaaaaaatggcgggcgtcTCGGGAAACGCTCAGTATGGTGCTTTATAGATCCTGCAAAGATGAGGTGGATGTAGTGGCACAAGAACACATGAGCAAAGAACAGGAGGCCTGA